The nucleotide sequence ACACAAATgtcataattattgtaatattataaccagaagttttgtaaacaacacgtaggtataacaaaaggtacttacttgaataaaggtagatgaattgcgtgcggtccaataggtaaccacaactcacggagtccaaaacaataagctgatcagcaaagtcaagtaaacaaagccaagtcacagtagtagaaagattatcgagttccgtaaacgtaagccgggtcaaaaaattcaatcgcaacacagtaagtaataagtgaacgcctcgtggcagtacttaacgcacgaaaaatgacattgcaaattgtcggcaatgaggcgcgcgcgggtgcaagcgtacgcatctgtgtgcgtgcattacacacacaaatacagtctctcacgccccgtcagagcgacgggtatattcagcttgaaatctcaaaattgacttttagctcagctcccgtttcgtcttaattaaaacgaaaatattactttgctaatccgcgaaaagataacgtgctagtcaatcagtgctaacccgttatacttacttgcgtatttttacatgcaattaatattcccaccctcccaccgcaaaaataaatacgcaaataaatataacaaaccaccaccaaaagaataatcctcgacacgtgtttcgcctctctacgaggcatcctcaggagttgttgacggtctgacgcccggcaacggaatgacctgtaataatatactccgcctggtactctattccgagattcgcgtatgacctaactgacacgggcctacgtcatcatgctgtttacaggttctcaaactttaaaatgtgggagaattttaaccaacggtgaaaattattttaatggcattaattttaagttattcatgtagaaacatagtaaaataaaacaaatctaatgtattaaattaaactttatttatctacacaagacaaacgtttaaaaaactaattcacagttacacattaattaccaagcttacgacgtgaaaagtttggaaaacactgcgactgctgacactgagcgagaaggaaataacaattaacacgcgttcgacaaggatgacggtcagggcatgaagttatctagacccgaattgtcaaatgtgacagcgctatcctgtgttgccagtaatgtaaacagaattacccgaacgtctgaaatttctttcgtgaatcggaagatattgctaacgaataattaaaaatgacgtgttattgtaaaatttaagataaaatacattataaatgaaaattataaaattataaagaaatattttaacttattaaccatagctataatgtacccatgtaacatgttatgttgaaataaagtggcaatgttattgtgacgtaggcccgtgtcactctgggaatagaagaccatgttttattagaccatgacctgtctagaatggtcgaccatatttataccttgaccactccccctactgtgcaagtgtgagtgagatggaaaaatttgTAATAACGgtgatgacgcaacattcaattgttcgttaagaatcatgcccctattgttgtacctaattatttccagttgttccagaacacccaaacgcaatcccttttcgcaaacatgtaaaatatcaaaagaatgattctcagataaagtgtgacctgtatctaataagtgctttgcaaaattggacttctctgaaaaatctcgccactggttttcagtaagggataatttgaaattgcatcttaaagtgttatattcagaactttcatttaagttgcataatctcgaattcgatattctggaccagaaggcgagatactttgcttctgaacttgcacaccagatgtatactacccagcttaacaaattgcataggttaacagagtcgagttctggttcatttttaaggagaagggatgtgcaagtaacaactcaccatgttttccatcctcgagtcaagaatttaactaatgtggagttctcagaaaatgaaattgggcttttagataaaggtttgaagtataatttccagacaaaaattactcagagaacattagaaaatttggcagtggattctgaggttgcaatagtacggggccgtggtgatgtagatacaaagaccatggtggctaatgttatcaagagtactagtccagcagagtgcgtgtgttgattctgatgttttgctgttgagatctatacaacagaaagtgcaagacagtgatttggtggtttcaaaggcagacaaaggcaactgcattgtgattatggagaagggacagtataatcagaaagtactagacccTATTCAAGGAcacggattttcgagattgcaaagagacccaactccagggttccagaaagatcttagacaagcagttaagaattcttcgtttgtttttgaaaccgaacatcagaagagtatggttgtacctatgaatccacgagctcctattctttatggacttcccaaaattcataaggataatatcccagttcgtccagtggtctcatatttgggtgcgccaacttataatctggcaaaaaggttgaattccattataagagacaagtcccagttccagccgaaattttgcttgaaaaatagtttgcagttaatagaaaagatcaaggacattaacataccagataatgctgttcttcttttattggatgtagacagtttgtttacaaatgtgccatatggagagactttgtaGATtcttaagggtctttttgaaaggcaacgtttacatccaggggaagtagatgaattgatagatctaacagcgatttgtatgaaacaaaattatttcagatttgggggacagtattatctgcaaagtgatggtttggctatgggctcaccactaagtcctttaatggctgatatttttatggaccattttgagaaccagcatattgtgggcaacaataatatattatactattttagatacgtggatgatttgattatttgttggacgggtagtatgggcttgctggatgcatttattgctgaaattaatagtaagcatccaaaaattaagtttcaaaaggaactagagcaagacaactcactGAATTTTCTAGCTATACCTAGGAGAATATCAAAATCTACATTATTGAAGGCACTACTAAAGTCCAAGAGCACAAGGAGAGTGAGCTTCCCACCCTCGATATTAAGACGAACGTCATCGGTTACCTTAACCAATGTCGTGACAGTGCTATGCCCGGGGCGGAAACCAGATTGGAGAGGATTGACCATACTATGTCTGTTGAGATGTGATGAAAGGCGACGATTTACGAAGTGTTCAATTATTTTTGATAAAACTGGAAGGATGGAAATGGGCCGATATTGGGAATAAGAGATTGGACTAGAAGTTTTGGGAAGTGGGATTACATGGGCGTGTTTCCATATAGACGGGAAGGTACCGGATGAAAAGGAGTAATTTATAATTTGGGAAAGGACAGGAGCAATGTAATCCGCCGTAACCATGAGCATATCCAGACTTAGGCTATCCTCACCAATGGCTTTCGTCTTAATATTCTTGAGGATAGAAAGTATTTCCTGCGGAGAAATGACACCCAGATTTAACAAttactaaagtaaacaacaggcatcagttcaaaatttaccgtaagcctacacataccgatacagttatcccggcttcttccacgcatccgtggcagcataagttggctgcttttcattgttatgtgcatagaatgttgactgtgcctctttctgatgaacactatcagattgaattaaataatatttatcacttagcagtttcaaatggttacgataagtctgttgtggatggtatcatcagaaaaaagcggaatagtatagtcaacactatgttgtatgcggaaCGATCCTcagaaccgattaagaaatatcaagcgagcataacttatgttggcaagttgtctgatgcaatttcctgtggcctttaagacaaataacactttgcactcaaagctttgcaatggcaaagataagatcgagaatgggaaaaagtctggagtttataagcttacttgtgacgattgcaataaggtgtatgtggggcaaacgggccgtaatttcactactaggtataaagagcatgttacgtcatatagacataaccatccagagaagtccaattttgcaaagcacttattagatacagttcacactttatctgagaatcattcttttgatattttacatgtttgcggaaagggattgcgtttgggtgttctggaagaactggaaataattaggtacaacaataggggcatgattcttaacgaacaattgaatgttgcgtcatcgccgttattacgaatttttccatctcactcacacttgcacagtagggggagtggtcaaggtataaatatggccgaccattctagacaggtcattccgttgccaggcgtcagaccgtcaacaactcctgaggatgcctcgtagagaggcgaaacacgtgtcgaggattattcttttggtggtggtttgttatattcatttgcgtatttatttttgcggtgggagggtgggaatattaattgcatgtaaaaatacgcaagtaagtataacgggttagcaatgattgactagcacattatcttttcgcggattagcaaagaaatattttcgttttaattttttacttaaaGATTCAGTAATGCCGTCAATAAAGATGGAAAAAGGCAGAGGAGAGAGCACACCACCCCGGGGGACACCAGCGGTAAGGTCACACCACCCGGAGACCTTGTCGTCGACCCTTACTCGCTGGCGCCTACCAAAGAGGTGGCTTCGAAACCAAGCGAGAGCAGATTGAGAAAGGTTAAGCGTATTAAGTATACCTAGGAGAATATCAAAATCTACATTATTGAAGGCACTACTAAAGTCCAAGAGCACAAGGAGAGTGAGCTTCCCACCCTCGATATTAAGACGAACGTCATCGGTTACCTTAACCAATGTCGTGACAGTGCTATGCCCGGGGCGGAAACCAGATTGGAGAGGATTGACCATACTATGTCTGTTGAGATGTGATGAAAGGCGACGATTTACGAAGTGTTCAATTATTTTTGATAAAACTGGAAGGATGGAAATGGGCCGATATTGGGAATAAGAGATTGGACTAGAAGTTTTGGGAAGTGGGATTACATGGGCGTGTTTCCATATAGACGGGAAGGTACCGGATGAAAAGGAGTAATTTATAATTTGGGAAAGGACAGGAGCAATGTAATCCGCCGTAACCATGAGCATATCCAGACTTAGGCTATCCTCACCAATGGCTTTCGTCTTAATATTCTTGAGGATAGAAAGTATTTCCTGCGGAGAAATGACACCCAGATCGAAAACAGAGGAGTTGGGGTGTAGCCTGTCAGAAAGAGATGAAATTGTGGTCTGCTTAACAGATGGGTCCAGAGTAGTAGGAGAGTAACTAAAATGAGAATTCATACCGTCTAAGTCGAGAGTACCATCTGGACGCTGTTGAACTTTACCCACCCCTACTTCAAAAAATTCCAAAGTTTTGTCGGAGGACACTCGTCGTCGATGGATTTGTGAATATACCGACGTCTTGCCTCACGACAAACTCTGTTACAGCGATTATGCAGCGAACTATAACGAAGACGATTGCTCTCAGAAGGATAGATCTAAGTTTAATGCGAGCTCTATTTCTCTTCTCCATGAGACCTTTAATTTTGGGGGTAAGCCACGGTGCAGGAAAGTGACGGACGTGCATCGGCTTCAAAGGAGcatggtggtcaaaaatcgcaAGCAATGTTGCATTGAAAGCCTCTACCCTTCCGTCTATATCCCCAACACTTCCAACGCTGTGCCAGTCAGCATTGCGCAAGTCATCCTACAGTGCCCGCATGTCTATGCCACGAAGGTCACGTCGTAGTATAACTTTATGTCTCCGTTTGGGTGGATGTTTTCTAAAAGAAGCAAAAATCAAGTCGTGACAAGAAAAGGAAGCAGCGCACGGTGGGCTGCCCGTAGGCCATAATTCAATAAAACGCATGTggtatttttaaatttacaatGGCTGTTATTGTTTGCCAATAAACGTACTTTGATTTAATATAAATAGATCCTGTATAACTAATTACGTTAATTCTATAACGACCCTCGAAAGCGAACACAACTCCCGTTGGTACGCGTTCTCTTATCAGAGACTCATTAAGTGATCGGTCATTAGTGGTGAATTCCTGACTAAATAGTGACTttagtaattattattaatatggagCTTAAAGAATCAGGTATGTTGTTTTGATTTCATAGAAAGTTTCGCATtggaataaaatatatattaataataataggtCTACACCACGCTAAAAAGTCGTACGCATCacgattaaaatattttgctgACTTAAACTTTTAGTTATGTTACTACACGATTTTACATACGAAACTAGCATCATTTTGAAACCCAATATTTCCAGATTAACGGCCATAGACTTCTTTTTGCAAATATTTGCCTATGTGGTATTTAGAAAACTGCTACGCCTACGTAGGCCAACGCGTAGCAGTACTACGAAAGTATTACGAATGGAAATTTAccctttttctttcttttttcaggTGATGTGAACGTCGGATCTTTTACAAAgggatttttatttaacttagtaGTTCAGATACAGAAAGACGTTGTCAAGTGCTACAACAATTAATAGGAATGGTGCCAGATATAGAAAACGTGGATACAAGAGATTTGGATAGCATCACAAAGTACTTACATTTGTAGTAGACATGTAATTTATTGGAAACCAAGATCGACAACCGCAAGATTGCAGCGAGTTGTCATAGATGTGAGCAACCATTGGGTGTAAAGAAAAGTGCAGTATGTTCGAGGTGTAAATTAACATTTCATCTTGATTGTGATGGGTATCCGGAGAAAGTATATAATCTCATGGATCGTAAAAAGAGAGAAAATTGGAAGTGCAAGTCGTGTATAAGGACAAGTAAATCACCTTGCATGGAGGACAAACAGATCATGCCATCGTCCAGTGTACCGGCaagaaaaacaaagaaaaacgaAATCACCCCAAAAGAGCCGGTAGCTAAATCGCCAAACTCCTTACTACCTATTAACCCAAATACGGATACTATTGATCCTTCAGAAAACTACTCCACTCCAAAGCCAAACCGATATCTCCGgatgaaaaacaaaatattcACGCTACGAATACTGGAACCCAACAAAATGAAACCACATCACAGGAGCCGATATATGAAATAACAAAGGATGTAACAACTAACCCGGACATAACTAGTGATGATGTTCCGGTAACGGTGTACTGTTGGAATTAACTTGTTCGTGACTatagatattatatatttatttattatatttaacgtaGGTATTCTATATATTTGTTATATAGGGCGCATGGGAATTACATAATCGGTTTACCTTCAACTTTGATAAATCTAAAGTAACTGGCTTATCAGTCGTATTCAATATCCGTACGGGTATTTGACCTTTGTCTGGTCTTGAAATGACACCTGCTACAAAAACGCCTGCTTGCATTTCCTGGGCTAGTACTACACAGTCGTCTACCAGTTGTGACGTAATGTGAGTCATAACTTCGCATCGCGGAGGTATATTATGGACATAcgtattatttaaatgtacttgCATAGGTATCAAAACGGACTGACCTCGGTCCTCTAAAATTAATGCATTGCGTTTATAACTTATATCTGCATCGTAACGTTTGAAAAATTCTTCCCCTAAAATTGCTTGGGCTGCGCATTGCATATTCTTAAAAACATGAAACTTTTCTTCGCAAATGAAACCGTTAAAGTCTAAAGTCTAAATATATATATCCTTCTGAAGTTAAATCTCCGCATACTCCCTTAATAGTAATGCTATGTCCTTGTATTTGTCTAAAAAGATCGggtttgttttgtaaatattcgTACCTAATAGCACACAGGCCTGCTCCGCTGTCGGCCAAgagttttaatttatatgttttacCTATACTACAAGTTACTGTGCTATAATTATCTTTATTATAACTAAATATCGCGCTATTCATATTAGTCACGAAAAAACTGCCTGTTAGGTTTTACATTATCGTGTGACGGTTGCATGTGCTGCGCACGCGTATTCGGGCGAGTGGGCGCGCGCGCAGGTCGGTGGACTGTAGCTGCACGGTCAGCGAAATTGTCCGGTCGTTTAACTCTATTTGTCGAGACGTGTTGCGAAATACCTGTGTTACGGTTATTATTGGAATAATACCGTGTCccgaatgtatttttatttcctgtgttaaaATCTCTGCCCTTATTCCTATTGTAACGCGCAGAGTGGGCATTCCGGTTCCCGTAATTATTACGAGAATGTCCCCGTCCATAATGTAGGACTTGATCCTGTTGTGGTGATGAGCTGTGCTCGTCAATGGCCGTCCTGATTGCTTCGGGCAATGACGTAAATTGCCTAGATGATATTATTGTGCTTAATTTTGGGTCTGCTAGACCGTCTGCAAACCGTTTAATGGCTGATTTCTCGTTCAGCGGACGAAGTATATCGTACCTGCTATGGTTACCGTCGGCCTGAGATATGGTCAGGTTGACGAAAAGATCCTCGATCTCGGCTCCGAATGCCTCTATAGTTCTCCTACCTTGCCTAGCTCTGTATAGTTGAGCCTGAATCGATTCGGACGATTTTTTAGGTAGTAAGAATGTGCGCATATCCGTGACAAGTAATTCTACGCTACTATATGACGTTTTTAATCTGAGCTTAGCGCTAGATGAAAGTCTTGTTTTTAGGACGAAGTCTATTAAAATCTGTTGAGTTTCGCTATTAATAATGGAACTGTACATTAGAATACCGTCTATTAATTGTTTAGTGGTATCCTCCTGCCCCGTCATGACGGGCAACAAGGCGATGGCCGTCTTGACATCAAAACTGGGCTTAGCCATTTTTCCGTCTGTTTGAGATtctgtatcaaaataatttaatgcTATCTTTATCCTACTGTAAGTGTCGGCAATATCGTTTATATGCTTATTAGCTAACTCTAATTctgaaattttatatttttccgttTGCTTCTGTAACTGAGACACAATATCCGCCGCGCGATTATAtaattcgtttgattcgtctagTTTCTTTCTACCTATTTCTTTCCGTCGCCTCTCTGGACCTAACTTTACAATATCTtctcttaatttatttaacctttcacGAATGGACACTAACTCAGATAGCATAATAAATTTGCGGCTACGGTTAATAACATACAACGGCTAAAATTAGGATACCTAACATTTCCTATATATCGCGACGaaacaattaaaacataatGATAAAGTTATATCTAACTTACATTAGTAGCGGGCAATGTACCCCCGTAAGTAGGTTATGTCGAGGCTGCATTCCGCGCTGGCTGGGCGGTCGCGTGACGCTGCTGGCGAGCTGGCACCTCCATGTGGCACTCGCTGACGCTGCATGTGGCTGCCTCTGCTCCGACGACGATGACGGGCCGGGCTAACCCTGGACTCCCTCGAGCAtgggccgggataaccctggacacctcttgatatgggccgggataaccctggacacctcttgaATTGCGagccgggataaccctggacaacgctcttctttcttctttcttcgtTTTTTCTTAATTTGAGTTTTTTCCCTTGGTCATCTTTTTCTTTCTTCTCTTTCGTTTTCAAAATGTGTGGGAGGGTTCTGTTTAATAGGAAGCTTCTTTCTTGAAAATGCGCAGGAAGTTCCTTTCTTGAAAAATAGGTTCTTCAACTTGAATCTTCATTAGGGTGATCTTCTTGTCTTGACTTCTATCCTCATTTTGCTATGCGATGCGCTGTGGTGGACTTCGCTTTCCTGGTCCTCTTCTGGTATGGGTCGCCATCTGATGAGTTGGTAGTTGGAGGGTCGAATGGAGATTAAGTGAAACGAGACATTACCGAAGATGTGTTATATTCTCGGTATCCAAGTATAGAGAGAGCAAGTAAATCtaaacataacatatttataggctattattgcttacatgctatttatacaattacgtGCGTCGCATATTTATGTTGCAGACAGTAACGTATAGTTACTGTTAATATGTTAACTTAGGCATATAGTACAACTTCAAATTTttatcttatattatttattcttgccctcttttttataattttattgactttcCTCTAGTCTATTGTACTCAGTGCTATATTTGTCTAACGTTCTTCTTCaattctcatctactcaaaggttaactggaagaaatcccttaaagggataagttcgcctttgtactgcctatcctgtgccataaatttgtgttttgtattttgtacaataaagagtttatacatacatacatacatactgttCTACTCCGAATTCACACTCTGAAAACAATGCGCAACCGACATCATCTGAAGGAAAACGGAACTCGGGTTTGATAGTTAGCCAAACCCAAGAAAACCACATAACCCCAACATATGACCCGGAATCTGAAATACCAAAGGATGATGATATGGAAAACTGCTCTACTCCACATGTACAGCCAACATCTTCTGATGAAAAGAAAATAACCCACCGGAAAAAAAGTTCACCATTAATGACTCAATAGAAAACTCTTGTCATAGTTCATTTTCGTCTGAAATAGAAGAATCTGAGGAAAATGAATCATGTGACGACGATAACTCTAGCATGCGAGCTGGCTCTAGACTAAATAGAAGTTGTCCTGAAGTAGCAATAAACAGTCCGTTCCTAATTGAATCCCTGCTGCAAGAAAAATACGACTCTGCTGAAAATTTAATTGAGACTCTACATCGGAGAATCACTgtcttaaaaaaaactaaaggagtatgaataaaaaaaaaatcaggacTTCGTGCACATCTCCAGGATCTATGACGCCATCGCCAAAAGCTGCAAGTGCAAAAAAGTCTTCCAAGAAGAAGAGGAAAAAGGTTAACAGATCCAGAGTCGACGAAACACAAaaagaagaaaataaacaaatagtTAACGAGTCTAGCAAGGCACGTGACTTGACAGCATCGCCTATGAATCCTGTCACTCCTGCTGCTGGATCGTAGTATATATGCATCATTAGTAGTGACTATACAATAATGTTGACTAAAGCTGAACGAACCTTTAACAATATGAGTCTATGTCACTATCGGGTACCAGGGGGAGGCATTCATCAACTTTTCCAagtagtgaatagaatcaggcgttactttgcggaaatccatactaattaaaaccaaaatattactttgctaatccgcgaaaagataacgtgctagtcaatcagtgctaacccgttatacttacttgcgtatttttacatgcaattaatattcccaccctcccaccgcaaaaataaatacgcaaataaatataacaaaccaccaccaaaagaataaacctcgacacgtgtttcgcctctctacgaggcatcctcaggagttgttgacggtctgacgcccggcaacggaatgacctgtctagaatggtcggccatatttataccttgaccactccccctaccgtgcaagtgtgagtgagatggaaaaattcgtaataacggcgatgacgcaacattcaattgttcgttaagaatcatgcccctattgttgtacctaattatttccagttgttccagaacacccaaacgcaatcccttttcgcaaacatgtaaaatatcaaaagaattattctcagataaagtgtgacctgtatctaataagtgctttgcaaaattggacttctctggatggttatgtctatat is from Cydia splendana unplaced genomic scaffold, ilCydSple1.2 scaffold_80_ctg1, whole genome shotgun sequence and encodes:
- the LOC134805919 gene encoding uncharacterized protein LOC134805919; translated protein: MLSELVSIRERLNKLREDIVKLGPERRRKEIGRKKLDESNELYNRAADIVSQLQKQTEKYKISELELANKHINDIADTYSRIKIALNYFDTESQTDGKMAKPSFDVKTAIALLPVMTGQEDTTKQLIDGILMYSSIINSETQQILIDFVLKTRLSSSAKLRLKTSYSSVELLVTDMRTFLLPKKSSESIQAQLYRARQGRRTIEAFGAEIEDLFVNLTISQADGNHSRYDILRPLNEKSAIKRFADGLADPKLSTIISSRQFTSLPEAIRTAIDEHSSSPQQDQVLHYGRGHSQNIHPNGDIKLYYDVTFVA